Proteins co-encoded in one Flavobacterium sp. M31R6 genomic window:
- the nuoK gene encoding NADH-quinone oxidoreductase subunit NuoK, whose translation MNNILTQIGIENYIFLCVTLFCIGIFGVLYRRNAIIVFMSIEIMLNAVNLLFVAFSTYHQDAQGQVFVFFSMAVAAAEVAVGLAILVSIFRNIGSISIDNLKNLKG comes from the coding sequence ATGAACAATATTTTAACTCAAATTGGTATAGAGAACTATATCTTCCTGTGTGTAACACTTTTTTGTATTGGGATTTTTGGGGTTTTATACAGACGAAATGCGATCATTGTGTTTATGTCCATTGAAATCATGTTGAACGCCGTTAACTTATTATTTGTGGCTTTCTCAACTTACCACCAAGATGCACAAGGACAAGTATTCGTATTTTTCTCCATGGCGGTAGCGGCGGCGGAAGTTGCAGTAGGACTGGCCATATTAGTTTCGATATTTAGAAATATTGGATCAATTAGCATCGATAATTTAAAAAACTTAAAAGGATAA
- the nuoL gene encoding NADH-quinone oxidoreductase subunit L gives MDTNLALVLLLTPFLGFLINVFFGKSLGKSVSGIIGTLSVVVSFIVTVSFFLQINQTKQAITIQLFDWIQISNFNVSFGFLLDQLSVLWLLFVTGIGSLIHLYSISYMHDDEKMHSFFAYLNLFIFFMITLVVGSNLLVMFIGWEGVGLCSYLLIGFWYKNQDYNDAAKKAFIMNRIGDLGLLIGIFILGSLFSTLDFATLKTAIAGASNVDTLWLSIAALALFIGACGKSAQIPLYTWLPDAMAGPTPVSALIHAATMVTAGIFMVSRMHFLFDLTPEVQTIIAVIGGVTSLVAATIGLVQNDIKKVLAYSTVSQLGLMFLALGFGAYEVAIFHVITHAFFKACLFLGSGSVIHGLHGEQDMRKMGGLKSAMPITFWTMLISSLAISGVPLFSGFFSKDEILMTAFHHNIPLWVIASVASIMTAFYMFRLMFLTFFNDFRGTEEQKHHLHESPALITFPLIVLAILATIGGVISLPGNSWLNEYLAPLFAKATSEEHGLGTTEYMLMAIAVVGGLVGIGIAYAKYIKQNTIPSEDAEITGLSKVLYNKYYVDEIYDSLFVAPVNSLSKFFRDYVETGISSLVFGLGKVTSELSYQGKKLQNGSVGLYLFAFVLGMCAIVSFLFLAQ, from the coding sequence ATGGATACCAATTTAGCTTTAGTCTTACTATTAACTCCTTTTTTAGGGTTTTTAATTAATGTTTTCTTTGGAAAAAGTTTAGGAAAATCTGTTTCAGGAATCATCGGGACACTTTCGGTAGTGGTTTCGTTTATTGTTACGGTTTCCTTTTTTCTACAAATCAATCAAACGAAACAAGCTATAACAATTCAATTATTTGATTGGATTCAGATTAGTAACTTCAATGTTAGTTTTGGTTTTTTACTGGATCAATTATCTGTTTTATGGTTATTGTTTGTAACTGGAATTGGTTCGTTGATTCATTTATACTCCATCAGCTATATGCATGATGATGAGAAAATGCATTCTTTCTTTGCGTATTTGAATCTCTTTATCTTCTTTATGATTACCCTAGTAGTTGGAAGCAACTTATTGGTGATGTTCATTGGTTGGGAAGGAGTTGGACTTTGTTCTTACTTATTAATTGGATTTTGGTATAAAAACCAAGATTACAACGATGCTGCGAAAAAAGCTTTTATCATGAACCGTATTGGGGATTTAGGATTGCTAATCGGTATATTTATCTTAGGTAGTTTATTCTCTACATTAGATTTTGCCACTTTGAAAACAGCTATCGCTGGAGCTTCAAATGTTGATACACTTTGGTTAAGCATTGCTGCTTTGGCATTGTTTATTGGAGCTTGTGGTAAATCGGCACAAATTCCTTTATATACTTGGTTACCTGATGCGATGGCAGGCCCTACACCTGTTTCGGCATTGATACATGCTGCAACAATGGTTACTGCAGGTATTTTTATGGTATCAAGAATGCATTTCTTATTTGACTTAACACCAGAAGTACAAACTATAATTGCCGTAATAGGAGGAGTAACTTCATTGGTTGCCGCAACTATTGGTCTGGTTCAAAATGACATTAAAAAAGTACTCGCCTACTCTACCGTTTCCCAATTGGGATTAATGTTTTTGGCATTAGGTTTCGGTGCTTATGAAGTAGCCATATTTCACGTAATCACTCACGCTTTCTTCAAAGCTTGTTTATTCCTTGGATCTGGATCTGTAATTCACGGATTACATGGAGAACAGGATATGCGTAAGATGGGTGGATTGAAAAGCGCCATGCCAATTACTTTTTGGACAATGCTTATATCATCTTTAGCGATTTCGGGAGTTCCTTTATTTTCAGGTTTCTTTTCTAAGGATGAAATCTTGATGACAGCATTCCATCATAACATCCCACTTTGGGTTATTGCTTCTGTTGCTTCTATAATGACTGCTTTCTATATGTTCCGATTAATGTTCCTGACTTTCTTCAATGATTTTAGAGGAACTGAAGAACAAAAACACCATTTACATGAAAGTCCTGCTTTAATAACATTCCCTTTGATTGTATTGGCAATTTTGGCTACTATTGGAGGTGTGATTAGTTTACCTGGGAATAGTTGGTTGAATGAATATTTAGCTCCACTTTTTGCGAAAGCAACATCAGAAGAGCATGGATTGGGAACAACTGAATATATGCTAATGGCAATTGCCGTTGTTGGTGGATTAGTTGGAATTGGGATTGCTTATGCTAAATACATCAAACAGAATACCATTCCGAGTGAGGATGCTGAAATTACTGGATTATCAAAAGTACTTTACAACAAATACTATGTTGATGAAATATATGATTCATTATTTGTAGCTCCTGTAAACAGTTTGTCAAAATTCTTTAGAGACTATGTGGAAACAGGAATTTCTTCCCTAGTTTTTGGACTAGGCAAAGTAACTAGTGAACTTAGTTACCAAGGTAAAAAATTGCAGAATGGAAGTGTTGGACTATACCTATTTGCTTTTGTTTTAGGCATGTGTGCCATTGTTTCATTTTTATTTCTAGCTCAATAA
- a CDS encoding NADH-quinone oxidoreductase subunit A: MQSEQLNYIPVFMQLVLAVGFVIAIIIISGKLGPKRSSENKDKNFECGIESVGNARIPFSVKYFLVAILFVLFDVEVIFLYPWAVNFKELGIEGMLKMIIFMMLLLVGFFYIIKKKALEWE, encoded by the coding sequence ATGCAATCTGAACAATTAAACTATATCCCTGTCTTCATGCAGCTTGTTTTGGCTGTAGGATTTGTCATAGCTATCATCATAATTTCAGGCAAGCTTGGGCCAAAAAGATCATCGGAAAATAAAGACAAAAACTTCGAATGTGGTATCGAATCTGTAGGAAATGCTAGAATTCCCTTTTCGGTAAAATATTTCTTAGTTGCTATTTTATTTGTTCTTTTTGATGTCGAGGTGATATTTTTATATCCTTGGGCGGTGAACTTCAAAGAGTTAGGAATTGAAGGAATGCTAAAAATGATTATCTTTATGATGCTTCTTTTGGTTGGTTTTTTCTATATCATCAAGAAGAAAGCTTTAGAGTGGGAATAA
- the nuoF gene encoding NADH-quinone oxidoreductase subunit NuoF, giving the protein MSQKILLDKINIPGIKTYEVYRQNGGYASVEKALKTLTPDEVVEEVKTSGLRGRGGAGFPAGMKWSFIDKKSGKPRHLVCNADESEPGTFKDRYLMEFIPHLLIEGMITSSYALGANLSYIYIRGEYMWVFKILERAIAEAKAAGFLGKNILGSGFDLELHVHCGAGAYICGEETALIESLEGKRGNPRIKPPFPAVSGLWANPTVVNNVETIAAVPWIVNNSGADYAKIGIGRSTGTKLISASGHIKNPGVYEIELGLSVYEFMNSDEYLGGMSSDRPLKAFVPGGSSVPVLPAHLIYKTAAGEDRLMSYESLSDGGFATGSMLGSGGFIVYNDTSCIVRNTWNFSRFYHHESCGQCTPCREGTGWMEKVLHRIENGHGREEDIDLLLSIQSKIEGNTICPLGDAAAWPVAAAIRHFRDEFEYHIRFPEKIKKRDHFVAEPFEKVKHLVSKETV; this is encoded by the coding sequence ATGTCACAAAAAATATTATTAGATAAAATCAATATTCCTGGGATTAAAACCTATGAAGTTTACCGTCAAAATGGTGGTTATGCTTCGGTAGAAAAAGCTTTAAAAACCTTAACTCCTGACGAAGTAGTAGAAGAAGTAAAAACTTCAGGATTACGCGGTCGTGGTGGTGCTGGTTTCCCTGCCGGAATGAAATGGAGTTTTATTGATAAAAAATCAGGAAAACCAAGACATTTGGTTTGCAACGCCGATGAGTCTGAGCCAGGGACATTCAAAGATCGTTATTTGATGGAATTTATTCCTCACTTATTGATTGAAGGAATGATTACTTCAAGTTATGCTTTGGGTGCCAACCTTTCCTATATCTACATTCGCGGAGAATATATGTGGGTTTTCAAAATATTGGAAAGAGCCATTGCTGAAGCAAAAGCAGCTGGTTTTTTAGGAAAAAATATATTAGGTTCTGGATTTGATTTAGAATTACATGTTCATTGTGGTGCCGGAGCTTATATCTGTGGTGAAGAAACTGCTTTGATTGAATCGTTGGAAGGAAAAAGAGGAAACCCTCGTATCAAACCGCCATTCCCTGCCGTTTCTGGGCTTTGGGCTAATCCAACCGTAGTAAATAACGTAGAGACTATCGCAGCTGTGCCGTGGATTGTAAATAATTCAGGTGCGGATTATGCCAAAATTGGTATCGGTAGATCTACTGGAACCAAATTAATCTCTGCTTCAGGGCATATCAAAAACCCTGGTGTTTATGAAATTGAATTGGGATTAAGTGTTTATGAATTCATGAACTCTGATGAATATCTTGGTGGAATGAGTTCTGACCGTCCATTGAAAGCTTTTGTGCCTGGAGGAAGTTCTGTTCCTGTTTTACCGGCACATTTAATTTATAAAACTGCAGCAGGCGAAGATCGTTTGATGTCTTACGAATCCTTAAGTGATGGTGGTTTTGCCACTGGATCAATGTTGGGTTCAGGAGGATTTATCGTTTACAACGACACCTCTTGTATTGTTCGTAATACTTGGAATTTCTCTCGTTTTTACCACCACGAAAGTTGTGGACAATGTACTCCATGTAGAGAAGGTACAGGTTGGATGGAAAAAGTATTGCATAGAATTGAAAACGGACACGGACGCGAAGAAGATATTGACTTGTTATTGAGTATTCAAAGCAAAATAGAAGGAAACACAATCTGTCCACTTGGTGACGCAGCAGCTTGGCCTGTAGCCGCGGCGATTCGTCACTTTAGAGATGAATTTGAATACCATATTCGTTTTCCAGAAAAAATAAAAAAGAGAGACCATTTTGTTGCAGAACCTTTTGAAAAAGTGAAGCATTTAGTAAGCAAAGAAACAGTTTAA
- a CDS encoding cold-shock protein produces the protein MRTGTVKFFNESKGYGFITDEETGKDIFVHASGINAEELREGDRVSYEEEEGRKGKVAAKVAVL, from the coding sequence ATGCGTACAGGTACAGTTAAATTTTTCAATGAATCTAAAGGTTACGGATTCATTACAGACGAAGAAACAGGAAAAGACATTTTTGTTCATGCATCAGGAATCAACGCGGAAGAATTACGCGAAGGTGACAGAGTAAGCTATGAAGAGGAAGAAGGAAGAAAAGGTAAAGTTGCTGCTAAAGTTGCAGTTCTTTAA
- a CDS encoding NADH-quinone oxidoreductase subunit J: MSTVLILFCVLSAITLLTAFLTIFSRNPIHSAIYLVICFFSIAGHYLLLNAQFLAIVHIIVYSGAIMILLLFTIMLMNLNEADEVHKPRFTRLGAIVSFCLVCLVLIKIFINSKPIVEYDYTGEDYQSIKVLGKALLNEYMVPFEFASILLLVAMIGSVLLSKKEKLEK; encoded by the coding sequence ATGTCAACGGTACTTATTCTATTTTGCGTATTGTCTGCAATCACATTGCTAACAGCATTTTTAACTATTTTTAGTAGAAATCCAATACATAGTGCTATTTACTTAGTGATTTGTTTTTTCTCTATAGCAGGCCATTATTTATTATTGAACGCTCAATTCTTGGCTATTGTTCACATTATTGTCTATTCTGGAGCGATTATGATTTTATTGCTGTTTACCATAATGTTAATGAATCTTAATGAAGCCGACGAAGTTCATAAACCGAGATTCACAAGGTTAGGTGCTATTGTTTCCTTTTGTTTGGTTTGTTTGGTTTTGATAAAAATATTTATCAACTCTAAACCTATTGTTGAATATGATTATACGGGTGAGGATTACCAATCGATAAAAGTTCTTGGAAAAGCATTATTGAATGAATATATGGTGCCTTTTGAATTTGCTTCTATTCTATTATTGGTAGCAATGATTGGATCTGTATTATTGTCTAAAAAAGAAAAATTAGAAAAATAA
- a CDS encoding NADH-quinone oxidoreductase subunit I produces the protein MSIETISLSGRKKMVSNKEMTFLERMYLIAIVKGLIITLKHLFRKKATIQYPEQVREMSPVYRGQHMLKRDEQGRENCTACGLCALSCPAEAITMKAGERKADEMHLYREEKYAEIYEINMLRCIFCGLCEEACPKDAIYLTISKELVPASYDRESFIFGKDKLVMPLEMALKNTQLKNAN, from the coding sequence ATGTCAATAGAAACTATATCCTTATCAGGAAGAAAAAAAATGGTCTCCAACAAGGAGATGACTTTTTTGGAACGCATGTATCTGATTGCGATTGTAAAAGGTTTGATCATTACACTGAAGCATTTATTCAGAAAAAAAGCAACGATTCAATATCCTGAACAAGTTCGTGAGATGAGTCCTGTATATCGTGGACAGCATATGTTGAAACGCGATGAACAAGGTAGAGAAAATTGTACTGCGTGCGGATTATGCGCTTTGTCTTGTCCTGCTGAAGCTATTACAATGAAAGCAGGTGAGCGTAAAGCTGATGAAATGCATTTGTACAGAGAAGAAAAATATGCTGAAATCTATGAAATCAATATGTTGAGATGTATTTTTTGTGGACTTTGTGAAGAAGCTTGTCCAAAAGATGCTATTTACTTGACTATCTCCAAAGAATTGGTTCCTGCTAGTTATGACAGGGAATCTTTCATTTTTGGAAAAGACAAATTGGTTATGCCACTAGAAATGGCTTTGAAAAATACTCAACTTAAAAACGCTAACTAA
- a CDS encoding NADH-quinone oxidoreductase subunit B has translation MSDSKINMVAPPEGVVGEGFFATKLNDVVGLARANSLWPLPFATSCCGIEFMATMASHYDLARFGSERVSFSPRQADMLLVMGTISKKMAPILRQVYEQMAEPRWVIAVGACACSGGIFDTYSVLQGIDKVIPVDVYVPGCPPRPEQIVDGVMRLQDLVKSESVRRRSSPEYQELLASYNIQ, from the coding sequence ATGAGCGATTCAAAAATAAATATGGTAGCCCCTCCGGAAGGTGTTGTTGGTGAAGGATTCTTTGCTACAAAACTGAATGATGTCGTAGGATTAGCTCGTGCCAATTCGCTTTGGCCTTTACCTTTTGCAACCTCATGTTGCGGAATCGAATTTATGGCAACAATGGCTTCGCATTATGATTTGGCCCGTTTTGGTTCTGAAAGAGTGAGTTTCTCACCTCGTCAAGCCGACATGTTATTGGTAATGGGAACAATTTCAAAAAAAATGGCTCCGATTTTACGTCAAGTGTACGAACAAATGGCAGAACCTAGATGGGTTATTGCTGTTGGAGCTTGTGCTTGTTCAGGAGGAATTTTTGATACTTATTCTGTATTACAAGGAATTGACAAGGTAATTCCAGTAGACGTGTACGTTCCTGGTTGCCCTCCTCGTCCAGAACAAATTGTAGATGGGGTTATGAGGTTACAAGACTTAGTAAAAAGCGAATCTGTAAGAAGAAGAAGTTCACCAGAGTACCAAGAATTATTGGCATCTTATAATATTCAATAA
- a CDS encoding NAD(P)H-dependent oxidoreductase subunit E → MVHTHYKQEINMTEALMSRINELISHYPEDKRKSALLPVLHEVQDAHDNWLSIELQDKVAEILQIKPIEVYEVVTFYTMYNQRPIGKYMFEFCQTSPCCLNGVEDLMDYTCEKLGVQVGEPTADGLFEVRGVECLGACGYAPMMQLGDFYKEHLTAAKIDQLIADCKDDKIILHDK, encoded by the coding sequence ATGGTACACACACATTACAAACAAGAAATAAACATGACAGAAGCATTGATGTCCCGCATCAATGAATTAATCAGTCATTATCCTGAAGACAAAAGAAAATCAGCTTTACTTCCCGTTTTACACGAAGTTCAAGACGCTCACGACAATTGGTTGAGTATTGAATTGCAAGATAAAGTTGCCGAAATTCTACAAATCAAACCTATCGAAGTGTATGAAGTGGTTACTTTTTACACCATGTATAATCAAAGACCAATTGGCAAATACATGTTTGAGTTTTGCCAAACTTCGCCTTGTTGCTTAAACGGTGTTGAGGATTTAATGGATTATACTTGTGAAAAATTAGGCGTTCAAGTGGGAGAACCTACAGCTGACGGTCTTTTTGAAGTAAGAGGCGTTGAATGTTTAGGTGCTTGTGGTTATGCTCCGATGATGCAATTGGGAGATTTTTACAAAGAACATTTGACGGCAGCAAAAATCGACCAACTAATTGCCGATTGTAAAGACGATAAAATAATATTACACGATAAATAA
- a CDS encoding NADH-quinone oxidoreductase subunit D, with protein MSELLLPPKHRYAKIIKERHNEDGSELSILNLGPTHPATHGIFQNILLMDGEKILDAEPTIGYIHRAFEKIAENRPFYQITPLTDRMNYCSSPINNMGWWMTLEKLLDIKVPKRVDYLRVIVMELARITDHLICNSILGVDTGAYTGFLYVFQFREKVYEIYEEICGARLTTNMGRIGGFERDWSPEAFRKLDDFLRDFPVAWKEFENLFERNRIFIDRTVNVGAITAEKAMAYGFTGPNLRAAGIDYDVRVAQPYSSYEDFDFIVPVGKSGDTYDRFCVRNAEVWESLSIIRQALDKMPEGNEYHADVPEYYLPPKEDVYTSMESLIYHFKIVMGEVPVPVAEIYHPVEGGNGEIGFYLVTDGSRTPYRLHFRRPCFIYYQAYPDMIKGSMLSDAIVILSSLNVIAGELDA; from the coding sequence ATGTCAGAACTATTATTACCACCAAAGCATCGCTATGCTAAAATAATCAAAGAGAGACACAATGAAGACGGAAGCGAGCTTTCTATTCTGAATTTAGGTCCTACACATCCTGCTACGCACGGTATTTTTCAAAATATCTTGTTGATGGATGGTGAAAAAATTCTTGATGCAGAACCAACCATTGGTTACATCCACAGAGCTTTTGAAAAAATTGCCGAAAATCGTCCTTTTTACCAAATCACCCCACTTACTGACAGAATGAACTATTGTTCATCACCTATCAACAATATGGGATGGTGGATGACCCTTGAAAAACTTCTGGACATTAAAGTTCCTAAAAGAGTTGATTATTTAAGAGTTATTGTAATGGAGTTGGCTCGTATTACAGACCACTTGATCTGTAATTCAATTCTGGGTGTGGACACTGGAGCTTATACAGGTTTCCTTTATGTATTCCAATTCAGAGAAAAAGTATACGAAATCTACGAAGAAATTTGTGGAGCGCGTCTTACTACCAACATGGGAAGAATCGGTGGATTCGAAAGAGATTGGTCACCAGAAGCCTTTAGAAAACTAGACGATTTTCTAAGAGATTTTCCAGTCGCATGGAAAGAATTCGAAAACTTGTTCGAAAGAAACAGAATTTTTATAGACCGTACTGTAAATGTAGGTGCCATAACTGCAGAAAAAGCAATGGCTTATGGATTTACAGGTCCAAATTTACGTGCAGCCGGAATTGATTACGATGTACGTGTTGCACAACCATACAGTTCATACGAAGATTTTGATTTCATCGTTCCAGTAGGAAAATCGGGAGATACATATGATCGTTTTTGCGTTCGAAATGCTGAAGTTTGGGAAAGTTTAAGCATTATCCGTCAAGCATTGGATAAAATGCCGGAAGGAAATGAATACCACGCTGATGTTCCTGAATATTACCTTCCTCCAAAAGAAGATGTTTACACAAGTATGGAATCTTTGATATACCATTTCAAAATTGTGATGGGCGAAGTTCCTGTTCCAGTTGCCGAAATTTACCATCCTGTTGAAGGTGGAAATGGAGAAATAGGCTTTTATTTGGTTACAGACGGAAGCAGAACTCCTTATAGATTACACTTCAGAAGACCTTGTTTTATTTATTATCAAGCCTATCCAGACATGATTAAAGGTTCAATGTTATCTGATGCCATTGTTATTTTATCAAGTTTAAATGTTATTGCTGGAGAATTAGACGCATAA
- a CDS encoding NADH-quinone oxidoreductase subunit C yields MALETTEIQDKLVETFGSKVLGFNQDRDIFAFEADSDIITAVILYLKNDPTLRFHFLTDLCAVHYPDNEENKQFAVVYHLHNWYENKRIRIKAFINGSNPEIKSISNIFLCANWMERETYDFFGINFIGHPQLKRILNMDEMISFPMRKEFPMEDSGRTDKDDRYFGRTTINQELKK; encoded by the coding sequence ATGGCTTTAGAAACAACAGAAATTCAAGATAAATTAGTAGAAACTTTTGGTTCAAAGGTTTTAGGATTCAATCAAGATAGAGACATTTTTGCATTTGAAGCGGATTCAGACATTATAACTGCTGTAATTCTTTATTTAAAAAATGATCCTACTTTGCGTTTTCACTTTTTGACTGATTTATGTGCGGTACATTACCCTGACAATGAAGAAAACAAACAGTTCGCTGTAGTTTATCATTTGCATAATTGGTATGAAAACAAACGCATCCGAATTAAAGCATTCATAAATGGATCAAATCCGGAAATTAAAAGTATTTCAAATATCTTTTTGTGCGCCAATTGGATGGAAAGAGAAACTTATGATTTCTTCGGAATCAATTTTATTGGACATCCACAATTAAAACGCATTTTAAACATGGACGAGATGATTTCTTTCCCAATGCGTAAAGAATTCCCGATGGAAGACAGCGGAAGAACCGACAAAGACGATAGGTATTTTGGAAGAACAACAATCAACCAAGAGCTAAAAAAATAA
- a CDS encoding 2Fe-2S iron-sulfur cluster-binding protein codes for MKVTIDGQEIEVEAGTTILQAARMIGGDVVPPAMCYYSKLKGSGGKCRCCLVDVTKGSDADPRPMPKLMASCVTGCQDGMEIASKASPRVQEARKSVTEFLLINHPLDCPICDQAGECDLQNLSFEHGKSASRFIEEKRTFEPEDIGPNIQLHMNRCILCQRCVQVADQLTDDRVHGVMDRGDHANISTCISKAITNEFSGNMIDVCPVGALTDKTFRFKSRVWFNKPYNAHRECTTPGCCGKTTVWMFGNEIQRVTGRKDEFHEVEEFICNTCRFDKKEVSDWVIEGPREFEKDSVINQNNYTQKLEKVEIATEKNILLGRDQDRKKISMAANPLDTNTQKS; via the coding sequence ATGAAAGTAACCATAGACGGTCAAGAAATTGAAGTAGAAGCAGGAACAACGATCTTGCAGGCTGCGCGTATGATTGGTGGAGATGTTGTTCCGCCAGCGATGTGCTATTATTCTAAACTAAAAGGGAGCGGTGGAAAATGCCGTTGTTGCTTAGTGGATGTAACCAAAGGTAGTGACGCTGACCCAAGACCTATGCCAAAATTGATGGCATCTTGTGTAACAGGCTGTCAAGACGGAATGGAAATCGCCAGTAAAGCATCTCCAAGAGTTCAGGAAGCCAGAAAATCAGTAACAGAATTTTTGTTAATCAATCACCCATTAGATTGCCCAATTTGTGATCAAGCTGGAGAATGTGATTTGCAAAATTTAAGCTTCGAACACGGAAAATCAGCATCCCGTTTTATTGAAGAAAAAAGAACTTTTGAACCTGAAGACATCGGTCCGAACATTCAATTGCACATGAATCGTTGTATTTTATGTCAAAGATGTGTTCAAGTAGCCGATCAATTGACTGACGATAGAGTGCATGGAGTAATGGATCGCGGTGATCATGCTAATATCTCCACTTGTATTTCAAAAGCGATAACTAATGAGTTCTCTGGAAATATGATTGATGTTTGTCCAGTTGGTGCTTTGACTGATAAAACTTTTAGATTCAAATCAAGAGTTTGGTTTAACAAGCCTTATAACGCACATAGAGAATGTACAACACCAGGATGTTGTGGAAAAACAACGGTTTGGATGTTTGGAAACGAAATCCAACGTGTTACAGGTCGCAAAGATGAGTTTCATGAAGTAGAAGAATTCATTTGTAACACTTGTCGTTTTGACAAAAAAGAAGTTTCTGACTGGGTAATTGAAGGACCACGTGAATTTGAAAAAGATTCGGTTATCAATCAAAATAACTACACTCAAAAATTAGAAAAAGTAGAAATTGCTACTGAGAAAAATATTCTTTTGGGTAGAGATCAAGACAGAAAAAAAATAAGTATGGCCGCCAATCCTTTGGACACTAACACTCAAAAATCTTAA
- the nuoH gene encoding NADH-quinone oxidoreductase subunit NuoH: MESTFIIEKSVVIVVVFALTMLMAMYSTWAERKVAAWLQDRIGPNRAGPLGLFQPLADGLKLFSKEEFEPNTPNKFLFFVGPGIAMATALMTSAVIPWGDKLHLFGRDILLQATDVNVAILYVFGVVSLGVYGIMIGGWASNNKFSLMSAIRAASQMVSYEVAMGLSIIALIMMTGTLSLKEISLQQSEWHWNVLYQPLTFLIFLICSFAELNRTPFDLAECESELIGGYHTEYSSMKMGFYLFAEYANMFVSSTILAVLFFGGYNYPGMGWVLENWGVNIGNVLGMAALFIKLCGFIFFIMWVRWTIPRFRYDQLMHLGWRILIPLAIINIMITGVVLLRSEIAVYFGF, translated from the coding sequence ATGGAAAGTACATTTATTATAGAAAAGAGTGTTGTTATTGTAGTGGTTTTTGCTCTTACCATGCTAATGGCCATGTATTCTACATGGGCAGAACGTAAAGTAGCTGCTTGGTTGCAAGACAGAATTGGGCCAAACAGAGCTGGACCATTGGGATTATTCCAACCACTTGCCGATGGTTTGAAATTGTTCTCGAAGGAAGAATTTGAACCAAACACACCTAATAAATTTTTATTTTTTGTAGGACCAGGTATCGCGATGGCTACAGCCTTGATGACAAGTGCCGTTATTCCATGGGGAGACAAATTACACTTATTCGGAAGAGATATTTTATTGCAGGCAACTGATGTAAACGTTGCCATATTGTATGTTTTTGGAGTTGTTTCTCTGGGAGTTTATGGAATTATGATTGGTGGATGGGCTTCTAACAACAAATTCTCTTTGATGAGTGCTATTAGAGCTGCTTCGCAAATGGTTTCTTATGAAGTAGCTATGGGATTGTCCATAATCGCTTTGATTATGATGACAGGAACTTTGAGCCTAAAAGAAATTTCATTACAGCAATCGGAATGGCATTGGAATGTATTGTATCAGCCGCTTACTTTTTTAATTTTCTTGATTTGTTCTTTTGCGGAATTAAACAGAACTCCTTTTGATTTGGCGGAATGTGAATCGGAATTAATTGGTGGGTACCACACAGAATATTCCTCTATGAAAATGGGATTCTACTTATTTGCTGAATATGCAAATATGTTTGTTTCATCCACTATTTTGGCTGTTTTGTTTTTTGGTGGATATAATTATCCTGGCATGGGATGGGTATTGGAAAACTGGGGAGTAAATATTGGCAACGTATTAGGAATGGCTGCGCTGTTCATTAAATTATGTGGTTTTATTTTCTTTATCATGTGGGTTCGTTGGACAATACCAAGATTTAGATATGACCAATTGATGCATTTGGGATGGAGAATTTTGATTCCACTTGCTATTATCAATATTATGATTACAGGAGTTGTGCTTTTGAGAAGTGAAATAGCTGTTTATTTCGGATTTTAA